Proteins from one Streptomyces sp. NBC_00289 genomic window:
- a CDS encoding ABC transporter permease, which produces MSTQPLTAHAELSSRIGLAQTAQHSFALAGRGVTKFAKSPIQLVDVILTPIISLLMFVYLFGDAMSGGDTDRYLQLVTPGVMVMAVFQASVGIGASLCADASTGIFDRFRSLPIARSSPLIGAVLADIVRYVVCLGTLVVLALVMGYRVETGPVASLAALALLVGFALSFSWISVYLGMLIKNPASVQGLMTILILPLTFASNVFVPRDDMAGWLQAWSDVNPVSLVADAVRGLLNGGPVASSLAGTFAWMAGVVVVFFPLAMRAYRKNAG; this is translated from the coding sequence ATGAGCACCCAGCCCCTCACCGCCCACGCAGAGCTCTCCAGCCGTATCGGCCTCGCGCAGACCGCCCAGCACAGCTTCGCCCTCGCCGGCCGGGGCGTCACCAAGTTCGCGAAGTCGCCGATCCAGCTGGTCGATGTGATCCTCACTCCGATCATCAGCCTGCTGATGTTCGTCTACCTCTTCGGGGACGCCATGTCCGGCGGCGACACCGACCGCTACCTGCAACTCGTCACCCCCGGCGTCATGGTCATGGCCGTCTTCCAGGCCAGTGTCGGCATCGGCGCCTCGCTCTGCGCGGACGCCAGTACCGGAATCTTCGACCGGTTCCGCAGCCTGCCGATCGCCCGCTCCAGCCCTCTGATCGGCGCCGTTCTCGCCGACATCGTCCGCTACGTCGTCTGTCTGGGCACCCTGGTCGTCCTGGCCCTGGTCATGGGCTACCGCGTCGAGACCGGGCCGGTCGCCTCGCTCGCCGCGCTCGCCCTGCTCGTCGGCTTCGCCCTCAGCTTCTCCTGGATCTCGGTGTACCTCGGCATGCTGATCAAGAACCCCGCCTCCGTCCAGGGGCTGATGACCATCCTGATCCTGCCGCTCACCTTCGCCAGCAACGTCTTCGTCCCCAGGGACGACATGGCCGGCTGGCTCCAGGCCTGGTCCGACGTCAACCCCGTCTCCCTGGTGGCCGACGCGGTCCGCGGCCTGCTCAACGGTGGCCCGGTCGCCTCCTCCCTGGCCGGCACCTTCGCCTGGATGGCCGGAGTGGTCGTGGTCTTCTTCCCGCTGGCCATGCGCGCCTACCGCAAGAACGCCGGCTGA